Within bacterium, the genomic segment TCGCAAAGGGGTCTTTTCTTAGCGTCCTTTGCGCCTTTGCGAGAAATCTGTTTTAATTACAAATTAACAATCAGGAAGTAAGAACTTCTCAACCTCTTAACTTCCTAACTTCCTAACTTCTGTATTTCAATTAATTCCAGCAGTAATACCTTTATACCAATCTATGATATTTTTACCATAGAATAAGATAATTAGAGCCCCAAAGACTAAATATGGTCCAAACGGAATATATTCACCAAATCTCTTTTTACCTGATAAAATTAATATCAATCCAACTAACGAGCCTAAAAATGAGGCAAAAAACAGACTTATTAAGGTATATTGCCAGCTGGCTAAAAATACACCAATGACTGCCGCCAATTTAAAATCCCCGGCACCCATGCCTTCTTTTTTAAAGATAAAAGGGCTGATAATTACGATTAAAAAGATAATCCCTCCACCAACTAATCCTGCTATTAAAGAACTAATGAATATACCTTTAAAGTAACTTATTAAAAGTCCTATGATTATCATAGGATATGTCAGAACAT encodes:
- a CDS encoding prepilin peptidase codes for the protein MIELIPSPFIQIIIFIFGALIGSFFNVCIYRLPIDESIVIPFSHCPNCKTKIKIWENIPIISYLILKGKCRYCGVQISPRYLIVEILTPVLFLLLWQFFGKSPDFFIYLLFISVLIIITFIDFEHQLILNVLTYPMIIIGLLISYFKGIFISSLIAGLVGGGIIFLIVIISPFIFKKEGMGAGDFKLAAVIGVFLASWQYTLISLFFASFLGSLVGLILILSGKKRFGEYIPFGPYLVFGALIILFYGKNIIDWYKGITAGIN